A region of the Microbacterium sp. SL75 genome:
ATCGTGGCAGGTACCGTCGTGACTGCGCTGATCGTCGTCGCCCTCAAGGGCATCGGCCGCAGCACGCAGGACGCCGCCGTCGCCGAGGCTGCTCCCGCAGCCACGGTCGCCGCGTAACACCCCGTCGAATCGGAAGGATTCACCATGGCAGAACGTCAGGCCACCATCGCGAGCGCCTCGGGCCTCCACGCACGCCCCGCGAAGCTCTTCGTGCAGGCCGTGCAGGAGAAGAAGATCCCCGTCACGATCGCCGCCGAGGGCGGTGCCGACCTCAACGCCGGCAGCATCCTCTCGCTCATGGGCCTCGGTGCCGGTCACGGCACCGTTGTGACGCTGAAGGCCGAGGGCGACGGCGCCGAGCAGGCGCTCGACGAGCTCGTCGCCCTTCTGGAGACCGATCTCGACGCGCAGTAAGCGCTTCCTCGCAGAACGCCGGATGCCACGGGCCCAGGGCTCGTGGCATCCGGCGTTTCTGCGGGATCGAGGCGTACGAAACTCCCGAGAAGTCGACGACGGACGCTGATCTTCGAAGGTTCGGGACGAACTCCCGCGAACTTCTCAGGAGTTCGGCACGCGGCCGTCAGACCTCGACGGAGTCGCCCGGCTTGAGGTCGACGAACGAGCCGCCGTTCTGCTCGACGGCCCAGGTGAGGCGTGCGTCACCCATCTGCTTGCCGGCGACCGAGAGGGTCATGTCGTGGGTGGCGAAGACGCGCTCCGGCTTGACCGCGAGCACGTAGTCGATGGCGTCGCCGACCTTGAGCCACGGGGCGCCGACGGGGGCGGCGAGCAGCTGAACCTTCTTGTGCTTGGGGACCGCGAACGAGTCGCCCGGGTAGTACACCGCGTCGTTGACGAGGACGCC
Encoded here:
- a CDS encoding HPr family phosphocarrier protein yields the protein MAERQATIASASGLHARPAKLFVQAVQEKKIPVTIAAEGGADLNAGSILSLMGLGAGHGTVVTLKAEGDGAEQALDELVALLETDLDAQ